A single genomic interval of Deltaproteobacteria bacterium harbors:
- a CDS encoding CPBP family intramembrane metalloprotease, with amino-acid sequence MALLAYIVFIFILVGIGPLFSTSGVTVYLSFAIPLAGMAAILFQKRFHHGKFTDMGFRLNRNALIGLGIGLLFTVAAIFVLVGLPYWLGLAQFSLNPASAGKGAEMSPFVTVILTLVIGGASLFAACLFGEELAFRGYILPKLEERYGSLPAIVLCSVIFALWHLPAYFSIYAGGAGASGWGSVGLMLVAHGISAVPISILYLTTRELYGVSLYHALLDVFQYSIIRSPELGAASKDAVYNMTTSHETVLTVMGWGWHIIAIFFMIGLCKIGKKWTLPMGIESGTEVKA; translated from the coding sequence ATGGCGTTGCTTGCATACATCGTGTTTATTTTCATCTTGGTCGGGATCGGGCCGCTCTTCTCCACTTCCGGTGTTACCGTCTATTTGTCTTTTGCCATACCCCTGGCGGGAATGGCAGCCATCCTGTTTCAGAAGCGATTCCATCATGGCAAATTTACGGATATGGGATTCAGATTAAACCGTAATGCCTTGATTGGTCTGGGTATCGGACTGTTATTTACGGTTGCCGCTATCTTCGTGCTCGTTGGACTGCCGTACTGGCTTGGGTTGGCGCAATTTTCTCTCAACCCGGCATCGGCAGGCAAGGGTGCGGAGATGTCCCCCTTCGTAACGGTAATCCTCACCCTGGTTATTGGCGGCGCGAGCCTGTTTGCCGCCTGCTTATTCGGCGAGGAGCTGGCCTTCAGGGGATACATCCTCCCCAAGCTGGAAGAACGATATGGAAGCCTTCCAGCCATCGTACTTTGTTCCGTGATCTTCGCCCTCTGGCATCTGCCGGCCTACTTCTCGATTTACGCCGGCGGTGCAGGTGCATCCGGATGGGGTTCCGTAGGCCTCATGCTGGTCGCCCATGGAATCTCAGCCGTTCCGATCAGCATCCTTTACCTGACCACCCGGGAACTCTATGGCGTATCCCTGTATCACGCACTCCTGGATGTTTTTCAGTACTCGATCATTCGCAGTCCGGAACTTGGGGCGGCGTCAAAGGATGCGGTCTACAATATGACCACCTCCCATGAGACGGTTCTGACCGTTATGGGCTGGGGGTGGCACATTATTGCCATCTTTTTCATGATTGGGCTCTGTAAGATTGGAAAGAAATGGACGCTACCCATGGGGATTGAGTCC